Proteins from one Phaenicophaeus curvirostris isolate KB17595 chromosome 18, BPBGC_Pcur_1.0, whole genome shotgun sequence genomic window:
- the FNDC11 gene encoding fibronectin type III domain-containing protein 11, with protein sequence MAGISDESHTSLEIAVPSKGHDDASQQMYMEKRNFVLQILQTTMSPHHIQHYRNKFEVFKKCYFYVDIEPRHVHARDQNHVMHCTDIMQLIDPYQLLKIKKKAKNQIEIEMLLIAELLEQLEQGREELRRYIMTCDMITFLAQWPLISKRLHQLSKFMATLVSLDMPGKLHIKHHLLLHADLRGTRLPRFRVSLRVKMPLIFDRKGSFACKNSAKLKWFDKNQEPHLKPYELHFKLLTSEIHREMGYSRIQEATSTSCVVQGLLPGRSYEFRIGRPDTQTFILVKWHDSITLTTTTEDAVGSACAAE encoded by the coding sequence ATGGCTGGGATTTCTGATGAGTCCCACACCAGTTTGGAGATTGCCGTGCCCAGCAAAGGACACGATGACGCCAGCCAGCAGATGTacatggaaaaaagaaactttgttCTGCAGATCCTTCAGACCACCATGAGCCCCCACCACATCCAGCACTACCGGAACAaatttgaggtctttaagaagtgTTATTTCTACGTGGACATCGAGCCCCGCCACGTGCATGCGAGAGACCAGAACCACGTGATGCATTGCACTGACATCATGCAACTCATAGATCCCTACCAGCTGCTGAAGATAAAGAAGAAGGCGAAAAACCAGATTGAAATTGAGATGTTGCTTATagcggagctgttggagcagctAGAACAAGGACGGGAGGAGCTGAGACGCTACATAATGACTTGCGACATGATAACCTTCCTGGCCCAGTGGCCATTGATTTCGAAGAGGCTACACCAGCTCTCCAAGTTTATGGCAACTCTCGTTTCCTTGGATATGCCAGGAAAGCTCCACATCAAGCACCATTTGTTGTTACACGCAGATCTTAGAGGCACTAGGCTTCCCAGGTTTAGGGTTTCTCTCCGTGTCAAGATGCCTCTGATTTTTGATCGGAAAGGATCATTTGCATGCAAGAACTCAGCCAAGCTGAAGTGGTTTGACAAAAATCAAGAGCCACACCTCAAACCGTATGAACTGCACTTCAAGTTACTGACCAGCGAGATTCACAGAGAAATGGGATACAGCAGGATTCAAGAAGCCACCTCCACCTCATGCGTAGTCCAGGGCCTGCTGCCTGGCAGGTCCTACGAGTTTAGGATTGGAAGACCAGACACTCAGACCTTCATCCTTGTGAAATGGCACGACAGCATCACACTGACAACAACAACAGAAGATGCGGTCGGCAGCGCTTGTGCGGCAGAATGA
- the STK35 gene encoding serine/threonine-protein kinase 35 — protein sequence MDGGREGTQRAAKRRRRGPMAVAGPGPSAGGSAPRYRLLAEIGRGAYGVVYEAVSGRSGARLAVKRIRCDAPENVELALAEFWALTSLRRQHPNVVRFEECVLQRHGLGQRMSHGNKRSQLYLRLVETSLKGERVLGYAEEPCYLWFVMEFCEGGDLNQYILSRRPNPATNKSFMLQLTSAIAFLHKNHIVHRDLKPDNILITEKSGTPVLKVADFGLSKVCAGLTAQGKERGLENKQVNVNKYWLSSACGSDFYMAPEVWEGHYTAKADIFALGIIIWAMIERITFIDAETKKELLGTYIKQGTEIVPVGEALLENPKMVLHIPQKRRTSMSEGIKQLLKDMLAANPQDRPDAFELETRMDQVICAA from the exons ATGGACGGCGGCCGCGAGGGGACGCAAAGGGCGGCGAAGCGGAGGCGGCGGGGCCCCATGGCGgtggcggggccggggcccaGCGCCGGGGGCTCGGCCCCGCGGTACCGCCTGCTGGCCGAGATCGGTCGCGGGGCGTACGGCGTGGTGTACGAGGCCGTGTCCGGGCGCAGCGGGGCCCGGCTGGCGGTGAAACGGATCCGCTGCGACGCCCCCGAGAACGTGGAGCTGGCGCTGGCCGAGTTCTGGGCCCTGACGAGCCTGCGGCGGCAGCACCCGAACGTGGTGCGCTTCGAGGAGTGCGTGCTGCAGCGGCACGGGCTGGGGCAGCGCATGAGCCACGGCAACAAGCGCAGCCAGCTCTACCTGCGCCTCGTCGAGACCTCCCTCAAAG GCGAAAGGGTCCTGGGTTATGCAGAGGAGCCATGCTATCTCTGGTTCGTCATGGAATTCTGCGAAGGAGGAGACCTCAACCAATACATACTGTCACGAAGACCCAACCCCGCGACGAACAAGAGCTTCATGCTGCAGCTGACCAGCGCCATTGCCTTCCTCCACAAGAACCATATTGTCCACCGGGACCTGAAACCAGACAACATCCTGATAACCGAGAAGTCTGGCACCCCTGTTCTCAAGGTGGCCGACTTCGGGCTGAGCAAGGTGTGCGCCGGCCTGACCGCTCAGGGTAAGGAGAGGGGGCTTGAGAACAAACAGGTGAATGTGAACAAGTACTGGCTGTCTTCCGCTTGCGGCTCCGATTTCTACATGGCGCCTGAGGTTTGGGAAGGACACTACACCGCCAAGGCCGACATCTTCGCCCTCGGCATCATCATCTGGGCCATGATCGAGAGGATAACCTTTATTGATGCAGAGACCAAGAAAGAGCTGCTGGGGACTTACATCAAGCAAGGGACCGAGATTGTGCCTGTTGGGGAAGCGCTGCTAGAAAACCCAAAGATGGTGCTGCACATCCCTCAGAAACGCAGGACTTCCATGTCTGAGGGGATCAAGCAGCTTCTGAAAGACATGTTGGCTGCTAACCCGCAGGATCGACCTGATGCCTTCGAGCTTGAAACCAGAATGGACCAGGTTATATGTGCTGCTTAA